The window AAATGTCTCTAAATCATACACTTCCAGCATGTCTGAAAATAAGCTCTATTTTCCTTactgctctgccctctgctAGTACTTCAGAAATGTTGAGAGACCTGAACTTAGAAAAAGCAGATAATAATACTGTATATGTTGATAACTACTCATATTGGTATAACAGCCTCATGGCTTCCTGAGGCCTGGTGCCTCTCTTCCCCAAGGCAGGTGAGGTACATCCTGTACCCTTGGCATTGTGAGCCATGGTGAAGGAGCCGTGGCTCCTCTTTAAAGCTCCAACTTCAATTGTCTCTTTCCAATTTAGTAGGACATTGAATGTGACCTGCCAAAGCCATTGCTCAGATAAATACTTGTTTGTGAGAGAATCCTCAGGGAATGAGGGAAAGTTATCAACAGACAGAATGCAGAGAATACTTCCAACTCCTAACTCATTTTAAGACTCAATTTCTGTAATGGAATCAAAAGCTTTCTTGTCcagtattgattttttttaattgtttaatcATATGAGCTGCTTGCTAGCTAGGCTAGACTGCTACTTCAGCCCTACCATATTAGCGTGGGTCACTAATGTGTTGTAGAAACCATTTTGTGTCTTCACCATCTGgtgttctgttttggttttttttcctcttggaaaaaaaaagagataagaGCTGCTTGCTGGAGGTTATTACAGGCTCTCTGTTCCACAGAGGTTAAACGTAATAGGAAACCTGGCATATGTTGACTCTTAATTCTGCACATTAATACATATTTGAACACAGTTGCTGATTGATACGTGGTCCCACTCCAACTGCTCAGGAGGTGATGCACAGTAATGGAAGTGGTACTGGAGCATAAACTTTTGCAAAGTGCTCTGAATATAGGCTGTTCCTTTTTGTTATCTTGTTCTCTGGGAATAAAAGCTTTTGCTAATTGCTTATAGGACttaagaaaaagaggagagaaagtgatGAGACATTGAGAAGGTTGCATTGGGAAGAAactggaagaaaggaagaaaattgccTAAGCCATTTTCGAGGTGAGCATTCAAGTGAGGGGAACCGGGTGAATAGGAGTTTGGCTcttattttgggtttgttttttttataaaacagaagAAGTGCTGGAATGGAGTCTGTTTGGCATTTCATGTATAATGTTCCTGTGCAAGGCTGTATCTAGCCTTTAACTCTGTCTACGCTTCATGGTGTAATTGTTACCAGGATTTCTGAGAAGTGGAGCAGGGATGTTCTGCTGAGAGTTTCTTGTCTGTCCTACTCTGAACAGACTCTGCACTACTTGCCTGCTCTCAGTAAACGATTTAGATAGGTAGCAATGGGGTCAGCTCCACCTGATCATAGTCTTCAGATAAATTTGATCTTGTACTACTTTCTGCATTCGAGTTTGGCTTGTCCTTcattgcagagctgtgtgtgtgtattcctGCCCGTTGGAAGTGACATGAGCCTGAAGGTTTTTGTATCATTGGGTTGGGTGTGAGGTggttcttgtttgctttttaaactaAGTTTAAAAGAACAGCTACCTGTGATGCTGGGAGGAAGTGACACGTCCTTGTCGGCTCTATTCGGATCTACTCGCAGCAGCTATTGCAATTTTGTAAGTCTTGCTTTTGTTTCCTAATGTGTGAATGATGATGGACCTTCTGATGGACTTTTCGGGCAGTGCAGCCCTTTAGACTTGTGCAGCTCCCGATCTCGCTCGTGTGCCCCGGAGCTGCCGCGCATTGGGGAGAGCCGAACCTCCGCACCGGGGAGGAAACAAACTCATCGGAGAGCTTTCCTGCTCCGTTCGGGGCAGGTGCGGAGCaggcgggcagggccgggcgggTTaaggcggcgcggggcgggacggggcgcggagcggagcgggcggGCCCGCTCttcgcggcggcggcggcgctgctcCGCTCCGCGCCGGGAGCTGCCGGTGAGTGGGACCACGGGTCCTGGGGCAGGGCTTGAGCCCCTgacagcggggccggggcggcggggcgggcgcagGGCGGCGGAGGACAGCGGTGGGAACACCGATATCGGGGGTCGGGCACGTTCCCTGAGGACGAGCGGCTCCCCCAGTTAATCGGCCAGGCAAAActttctgcagctctgaaaaGCTCTCCGCAGCGGTGCCGGAGTCCCGGGGCGCGCCCCGGCCCGGTGCCGGTGAGGAGAGCTGGAAGCGCGCtcggccgcccccgccgcgggTCCGGAGCCCGGCGGGGCAGAGCCCGGGGAGCGCCGGCGCTGCCGCTCTGCCCGGCGGCACGTCGCGATGCTTGCGGACGTGTATATGCATATACAAAAATACAGGTACTTCCCAGGTATGTACACCTGAGTTTCCGTACATTTGAGACTCCGTTTGCACACCTCGAGGTGCGCGTGTGCCGTGCCCTGCTGGATCGCGGGTAGCTGGTATGGACTGCGGGGGACTGGCACAGGGGTCTTCTGTGAggtggctttttaaaaataagatagcTCAATCTATGCAGTACACCGAAAAAATATACTGCCGTTATTTAGGATTGTATCTTTTGATTAGTCCTTTCCCTTAAGGAAACAAAAGTCAGGGAGGCGAGGAAGGAGTGAAGGCAGTACCCTTGTGTTTCCAGAGGCCATGTAGTTAACTCTGTTCTCCCTTCTGTGATACATATCTAGAGAAAGACACTTATTACAGACTGGTGAGGTGCATTGCTGTAGCTCTGTTCTTTAAGCTGTGCTGCGTATGTGGTTTCCTTGATGTTATTATAGTCTTCTAAGAGGTGCAATAGGAAACACAACTCAAATCCATTATACAGTAAAAAGTCTGATTTCACTAAGCTTATCTGTGTGttgaaaatgaaagtaaatgCAAACAAATTGAGCAATTCCACAAATAAATCTACACAATCAgtaaagaagcagcagctcttaCCAGCAAGGGAGGATGAAAGATGTATTTAGCTTTTTTTCAGAATGCTAGACAAAAGCTTCAGACAAGTTAGACTGGCTGTATCCTTATCCTCCTGTGTTAAACTGACCATTAGCCACTTTAGAACATTCTCCAGAATAGTCCTTATGCTATcagataattaaataaaatctctGATGTATAAGACTTGTCACTGTAGAGATCATATTTTTCTTGGGTAGATTGACACACCTGGATTCTACTGTTATGCCATTAGGTCCACTTCTAGgtcttcagaaaatatttttttgagtTTGCTATTTCTAGTAGTTTCACTGACTTGTTTGCTGCAAACCCAGGTTCTGAATCTGTTAAAGGATCACTTACAGTCAGGTGACTTGTCTTAATCAGCAGTGGTGTGATTCAGGTCCGCATCAGCTAtgtgctgaaaataaaacagtaaaagTTGACTTGGTTGGAACTGTGCTGAAATAGTCTGTATTCATGTTCTGTAGGCTTGTGAAACAGGACTGATTTGATGAATGGTAAACTGGAGCTGATAGTGATCAATGGGTGGACCTGGAAGTTCTGCAGAAATGGGAAATTTACTTTAGAAGcagaacaaacattttcttctagGCATGTTTCACAATGTATAGGCTTTTTGAatgacttttaaatattttaaatgctgtgtCTGTTTCTGCATTATAGGATGACCAGCTAGCTCCTTCCAGAACCACACTTAAAGGAGACTAAATGAAGGCTTTGCAATGAAGTTTTTAGTTTGAAGTCCATATATAGATTTAGTGAACCATAATTTCAGAAAGTCTTAAATTACCAAAGTCTGAAGTCTAACTTGTGGTAACTAGTGAGTTACTTGCTATCTGTCCCTAACAACTTTCTGTGATGGATCAGAGCTTTCAAATTAGTGCAGTACGGCAGTTTCATGCTAAAGGGATTTTAACAGCTGGAACCTGAGCTTTATAATACCTTGGTAGAGGTGCTCCTGTATCTCCATGCTTCACAGGTCAGCTGTCAGTGTCAGCCTCTTGCAGTTTACAGAGGAACAGCACTGTCACATACATGCACGGGGTGACACTTCTGTGCCTCAACAGTGGTTTTTAAGACTCTTATCGAACTATGTGTACAAAGCACTGTGGTCTGTAGCTGGCAGTACTACTTCCTCTCTCTACAACTTTAAATATTTAGTCTTGAGGTTCTACATTTTTGGTATGTTTAATACTTTTCTTAAGATTCTTTGTTTGGACCATATAGCATTGATATTTTATGcaggatgtaaaaaaaaatgttgccaCTACTGACATCTATAGGTTGGCAAGGAATTATCTTGATTCCCTTCACCCCACTACCTTCCTAGTCCAAAAGATGACACCATTAAAATGGATTATTACCGGAAATATCCAGAACCATGGTGGAATTATAAGTGTTGCTGTACTTTCCATCAAGTTAATATTATGTAGATGAAGCAGGCTTGAAGAGAAAATGGATGGGATGCTCTGATCTCCTTATTCTAAAAGGCATTGAAGACCAAGGGAATGGGATAATGCTGCTTGAAAGTATTTGAATTGAGTTCAGGCAGTTATCTGAAATTTAGAATACTtaggttaaaaagaaaaccaaacaaaaacacaagtAAATTTTCTTAATAGTAAGTAAGTTCTCTGGATGAAAAACTTAGTCATTGAGCCTTACAATTTTTCAACATCAACTTTCCTTTCATCAAATTTTTCAAGCTGGATTTTtacaatgttttttaaaaaagtatattCTCAGGTCCTTGAAGTGTAACATGTATCATGCTGTTTcaagcacaggcagtgcctgcaAAATTTATATAATGAGAAAAAGTACAACAGTTACTTCTGAGATAATTTGTCTCTGTAAAACCTGTTAAATAATGTTGGCTTCCATTACATCCCCTAATAGTACCAGATAAAAAAAGCTTTAGTTTAAATGGAGATACTTCTACAGAACTTTGTGTTCTCTATgtgctttctttcagtttgtttctCTAAATTGATTTTGGTTATAATATCAATTAACTATTAAAGACAATTAGAAGTGAGCCAGAGCACTTACTTCACAAAACTCCTCCTCACAGTTACATATTAACATTTTTGGCCTCTGCTGTGTTACACACCCTTTTCTACAGTGGTATTTCTTTCTAAGCTGAGGTAACCTGAATGGGTTTCTTGGGTTACTGTGCAATCATTTGGCTGTGTTTTTCTCCGTGGCTATACATGTACACAGGGTGTGGAGGGGAACAAGGAACCAATTCCCTTTCTGAACTAATACTATTTGTATGTATAGCTTTGGTGTCCAGTGCCCTGGCTTCCTTCTGCCTGTGCCTTCGTCTGGGAAATGAGGTGAAAGAGAGCttttcagtaataaaaaaagtaaaaagagtACTGGTGGTTTATCCAGGAGCAGAGGATGTTTATCCAGGACAGAGGGTGTTAGTGTCTTCCTTTGGCATGGGGTGCTGGCAAGCAAGTGCAGTGCTGCGGGGAGACCCTGGCAGGGCCTGCATGGGCTGCAAGCCTCCAGACACTCCTTTTGTGGTGCTGTGTCAAGGGCCATCTGCTGCTTGTAGGATAAATTTAAAATGCCTAAGCAGTATGTGAAGGTAGGCAATTGCTGCTGTTTGATATTTCTCTACAGTAACAGTTTGAATGCAAAGAGAATATTTCAAATGACTCTCCTCCTTGTTCTGCCCCCATGCCTGTGATCAGTCAGCATGATAAACTCACCTTTCTGAAGAGTAACTTTGTAGTAAGTAAGTTTCAAAATCTCTTAGAAATCTATATTTAATACCTCATCTTTGCTAATGGCGCAGGGGAGGCAGGGACATGAAGTgctcaggcagagctggcagcctgCCTGCTTTGCAGTCTGAGCCTGGGCACAATTTACTCCTATGCTCCATCCCACAGACCTGCCCGGACTGTACTGGCTTCATGATCTCTCCTGTTCCAGAGTGTATCATTTTGGATGCTGAACTGCCCTGAAATTCTGCACAGaaatccctgtgccagctcagaaaaaccagcaggaaaacagactGGGGTTCTGCCTGGGCAAACATTCCTCCCTCCCTTAACCTAACTGCCAGCCCTGCTTAGAGGACTTAATTGCTGTTGTCCTCCTGTAGGTTCACTCTTGCTCTGTTGACTTCTCAGTCCATGTGCAAATTTGGCTTGAATCCTCTCACAGTAGTTTTCTGCGCCAGCCCAGGCCTGTCTGCTCCCTCTCTCATTTGTACAGGAACAGGGATGAAGCCATCAAAGTCCCCCCAAACTGACGCCAACCCTTCAATAAAGTTGTGGCCAATGTATTGAAACCGCTTGGTTTTTAATGGacaggaaagagcagaaaaccACAGGGGTGTGCCATGGATCACATTAGGGCTTGCAGGCTAAATTTTATAATGACCTTCTCAGTAAAATGctatttgtgttttccttcagaaatgtcTGCATTAATAATAAGTAACTCAACTTAGAGCTGATTTACAGGCCAGATTTAATTTCAAATCAAAGTGATTTCAAAGGAAGTTTTAATCACAGTTTGGATCACTAAAATCCTTGATTTAAATAACTaatattaaatttctttttaaatacgCAGATTTTTAGTAACTTTATTGAAGTAAACTAGATTGAATAACAAGCAGTAAAACATGTTAGCTTGCAACTAGCTGAACCTTTTGTCCAGAACATTATTTAGGTTATATTCTATTTCACTAACTCTTTGTTTAGACAGCTGGTGTAATATATTTCTACATATTCATGCAAATTCTTGACTTCTATTTTAAGAATGGTGAAGAACATATTCTGACTTGATATGAGTTACATAGaggaatttaaaattaattaaaacataGAAGCTGTCATTAAGACAAGCAGCTCAAGATGTGATGGGTTGGGAAGAATTCTTAACATGTGTTTTTGCATCTGAAAATGGTTTAACTGAAATCTCAAATCCTTTGAGATTTTTTGGAGTAGAAgaatttttcctctcaaaaaaaaaaggcagcttgaAAGTTTACTCAGTGGTAGAGGAAAATGCACTTCACAGTCCATCAGTTTCTGATCTTTGTAGCCACAATTGGTGGAACTGAAGTAATTAAATAGAcagtaataaagaaaagaactttttagACAAGGCTATGCTTTTGGTACTTGTAAAGTTTTGATGTATCTACCTGCAAGTGACTTTTGGCAAGATATTAGCCCTACTCAGCTGTAGAATACTCAGCACAAGATTACTGCTGGAGGTCTGTGTGATGGGATATGAAATGCTGAGTGGCATGGAAGAAGTGAATAGAGATTGTTTACTGTGAATTCTCATAAAATACCCAAGGAATATCAAGCTCATGGAAGGCAAATTCAAAGCAAAGAAGGCAATTCTTCATAAGGTATGTAGCAGAACTGGAGAGCTCTCTGCTGCAGACTCTAGGAGACTCTTGCCTTTCTAAGTCTATGCTGACAAGTTTAGCTGTTTTTCTACTAACACTGAACAATATTTTGCCTGcatatttaaatttttgtgtACTAAATAAACAGATGTGAAATATGTAATATTTAAGggtggaattattttttctcttcttaagTTTAAACTTGCTCTGATAAACATCTCTGATTttcctgcagaagagaagacCTGAAGAAGAAAGTGCTATAAGGACACATGACATGCCAGGAAACATGGGATTTATTACCATACTTCTTATACCTGGTGTGGACTTGGGCAGGACCACTGAGGATCAGCTGCATAGCTCTGTCATGTCTATACAGCTTCCCTGAGACCAGGCTAATTCTGCTGGGAGGACTTAAAATGAAAGTGTGAAGTCAATCACTGTCTGCAAGATCCCTGGTATTATAAGTGCTTTTTGTACCTGCGCTGGTACAGACAGCCAAGTGCTGCATCTGCTCTGAAAGACTGGGATGTAAACTAGCTTGAATTTGGCTGCTGCTTTGATGCAGCTTCCATTTGTAAATCTCCAGTCTGCTGTGTGACCCTGAGACCTCAGCTGGATGCTTTGCTACTCCTTCCTGCCTTACCTCAACACCTCAAGAGACCTCTTTCAAAATCATTTGTTATTTGAGCTCTGCTGTGTGACAGTGAGTGTTAGTAGTGTAATTATTTTGGTGAATTATGGAtgtgtgaatatttttttctttgggtgCTACTTCAAATGAGGATGGGATCTCAATACACTGAGTATTTAGAATAAGTTTCTAGTTGATAGTCTAGatttccttcagcttttctcCAGATGAGATGTAAAAAGCATCTGCAGATCTCTTTCCTGTCTCTGCAAGCAAGAGATTCATCTGTTGAGATGATTACACAGTAAGATACAACATGTTCGGAAAAAACCCTTCCCTATAattttcacaggtttttttttttttttactctgccATTCTTGCCCAAAATGCTGCTTCTATTTGCAGGCATTTGGACTGTTCTGTAACCTTGGTGGGTTAGAGCAGTGCCATCTCTGCTGGCTGGGTTCCCAGCATTCTGCTACTTCAGTAGCTGTTGCCTGCAGCTCTTTAGAGACTTCTGGTCACTTAGACTGAATTTAACTTTTAAGTACTTCCTAGGTAAGAATGAGGAATGTATTGACTGCTCAACTTTCCCATATTGCCCTGGACAGGGAGCAGTGGGCATTGAATTCCAGTTGACTCATTGCAGTGGATCCACATTGCtgaggcttttttatttttaggcgggcggggggtgtggggtgtgtgtgtgtgtgtgctctgtaaTATTTCAACAAAAGGGATCATTTagttttttccttccacttcTTGTCCTTGAATAATTGTTCTTAGTTCAGACTATACTTAGATTTGATGCGTTAAGTAATATATTCCTTTATTAAAAAGTGGCTGGGTAGGTTGTTGAGGATAATGGGCAACAGTATCAAGTGGCCTGCTTTCATGTTAACTACTAGGGTGGGAATCaagaaaaatcaacaaaaataaaGGCTGAGCTAGTTCagaaaaaactaacaaaaattatcactttgctgaaaatattaattgtGGAATAGTgtgatttaatttaaaattaggTAATATAAGTATTGCATAAGAGAAATAGCATCAATAGTGTAACataaatgacaaaaaatgaACCTTTTTAACTTAAAGCTTGGAagaaatttttaatataaaagtgGCATGTTAGGCAGCCCACTGGGGATTGTTTAATTTGCTACCCAGTACCTGGAGAGATAAGATATAACTGTAAAAGGACCACAGGGTAATAATAGACTAAGTGAACCTGATGTTTATCTGTCATCAATTTTAGCTGCAGAGGTGACAACCTTacacttttttgtttccttctgccAATTCCaggtcttttttgttttcagcccCACTTAGTCTATCACTCTGGCACTCATGAAGGCCTAAGACTCACAAGCAGCTTTTAGCCTTGCTATGTCTCCTGTAGCTTTTTGTCACCATACTTCCTCCTGTCTATCCTTGCACTCAGACAGGTTTGCCACTCTGTATAATATCAAATAGGATTAGAGTCTTGTGCCATGGCTACATTCTTGGGTTTTGCTAAAACTATACATATCTATTAATGAAGTAATTATTTCAGATCCTGACAAAGAATGTGAGGGCTAGTGATGATCAGACATAAATTCTGCCTACTAGGCTGTGAGACCCCACATACGGTCCAGCAATCATGAGTAATTGCTGTCAGGTCTCCTGTGTAAATTAGTCTAAGTTCAGTTTGGTTCTTAATAAAGGCAGTCAAACTGCCAAGGCAGCTGACATTGACCTTGCCAGAGTAGCTGAAGTGTGATGTAATCTGGAACACAGACTCCCCTTTCCATTGTCATGTCTAATAGCCCTGTGTCCAAAATAGTGCTGAATGGGtataagaaataaatttctaaactgctgctgtttctaGGGCTTGCTTTATCCTGTGGTTGGGTAGGGaactgggttttggttttgaagaTAACTGGGCTGTGTGGTTCTCACAGAGCTCTGGCTTTACAGCCCAGTAAAATAATCCCTGGTTTTAGAATAGTCAGATCtctatatttttcccttttcagcaCATTTGCTTAAATCCTGCAGTAGCAAATAACAGGTATCTGCTCAGAACATATAGGCCTGTAGTATCTTATATACAgactttttaaacatttatttatatataattaaaaaccaaatttttttttccagtaatagGTCTCTAATTGCTTAGTCAGTATAATGGAAGAGCTATGATTTATGCTTCCCTGTCCTGACTGGATACACtaagaaatggaaataatgaTGGGGCTGTGGCTCAAACATGGGATTTCACAGTAAGAATGGCTTGGCTGTTGCTCGGATTTTCTTCATGACCTCTAGAAAGTCACTTTTAACCTCTTAATTTCCACTTTGTTGTCTGTACAGTATGACTGCTATTGAAAAGAAACTGTGCTGGGGGTTTGTAAGCACATAAGTCCCTTAAAAATTCCTGATCCACTCATTGCCCACTCTGATCCTCCAGTGGTCAGAATATCTTCTTCTGCAACAACCCAGTATAGTTTGAATTGTTACTGAAGGCCTTAAACCATATACCCTCTCGTGTCCCTGTCACAACATCTTGTTCTCTAAAAAAGAAGCTGTTAGGTATGGTGATTGAAGCAAGGACTATTAGCTGATTGTTgatccttctttctttctaccTTCCACCCTTCCTAGGATGCAGAGACTTTAATCCAGGATGAATGAATGCTACTATGATAAGCGCATGGACTTTTTCTATAATCAGACCAAGACGGACACAGCAGATGAGTGGACAGGGCCACAGCTCATTGttgttctgtgttttgggacatttttctgcctcttcatttttatttcaaattcattAGTCATAGCAGCTGTGGTCAAGAACAAGAggtttcattttcccttttactATCTTCTGGCCAATTTAGCTGCTGCAGACTTCTTTGCTGGAATTGCCTATGTCTTCTTGATGTTCAACACTGGCCCTGTGTCTAAGACATTAACTGTGAACCGCTGGTTTTTGCGTCAGGGTCTTCTGGACACCAGCCTGACGGCTTCCCTGGTGAATCTCCTCGTCATCGCTGTTGAGCGGCACATGTCGATAATGCGGATGAAGATCCACAGTAATCTCACAAAGAAGAGAGTCACCTTTTTAATTATATCAATTTGGGCCATTGCTATTTTCATGGGTGCTGTTCCTACCCTGGGTTGGAACTGCCTCTGTGACATTACCGTCTGCTCATCCCTGGCACCTATTTACAGCAGAAGTTACCTGATATTCTGGAGTGTCTTAAACCTGGTTGTCTTCTTCATTATGGTGGTGGTTTACATAAGAATCTACATGTACGTTCAGAGGAAAACTAATGTCTTGTCATCACACACCAGTGGATCCATTAGCCGTAGGAGAACCCCTGTGAAACTTATGAAGACTGTCATGACTGTCTTAGGTAAGAGATTACAAACCGTGATGTGCAAGGCTGGCAGTGCCAATGGATgggttgttggtttggtttaccttttttgtttggttgggttttgtgcatctttgggttggttttgttttgtgttttttaatattcttaaacaaacaaaaatacctcAGCCCTCATAACACAAAAAATCCTCACTGAACTTTAAAGTGCTGGAGGCATTTAGACTCTGCAAAAACATGAGGTAGAGAACTGGtcaacacagagaagaaaagtgtCTCTGTTGTGTAGGTTCCTTGTTATAAAACACAAattgttgtgttgttttgtttcagtggtgggtttcttttgtttttcatggggtttttttgaggaggGACATAACAAATCACTTTGGAGAAAGGCTTCTGAAGATTCACAACTACATAATATTCAAAATTTTCCCCAGAATGACATGAATCTGAGCAAGAAGTTTTCTGGAAACAAGGCATCACATGAGCAGGGCTTGTGCAGCTTGCTGCAGGTGAAACTGGGTGTGCACTGGGACATTTGTGAAGCTGGGCTTAGGTGGTGGAGGGACTCTAAAAGCACAAAAATGGCTTTACTGGTCTGACAACTCTTCTGATCATGTATGACCAGCATGGGAAAGCTGGTGTCCATGTATACCTGGGACACAGTTGTGTCATACTGCATCATGGTAGGGCTAGAGAGCTCTGGGAGCAAAGTGTAATTTTTCATGGAGGTAGGAGTTGCCAGGGTAGGAAGCTGAGGCTCCTCTTGTGGTTTTTTGATGCTGCTTGCACAGTCTGGtgtctgattttatttttttttctgaaataatggTGCTGTAATACACAGCATCCTTGTCTACCAGATGGTGttttaaagtgctttaaaaGCTGAAATCAGTTAAACTTCACGGTGCCTGACcttggaaaagaaagcaatCTGATGATTCAAGCAAGTACAAGGTTCTCACTTAAACTTCTGTGTCTTCTGAAGTTGGCTTGTCCTCTACCAGAGCCTTTCCTTTCTAAATCCATCCACAgctgttcttccttttttccccttgatttTACAGCACCTATAGAGAGTCAGTTTGGTGGTCATTCCTGTTCCCCTGCCCTTGACTTCAAGGCACAAGATTCAATATTTGCCCCATCTAAGCTCCCATGCAGTAAAACCCTAAACCATTCACCTTGAAGAAGAAAATCCCCGCAGAAGAACTGAATTTCTCCCAATATGCTCTTGCCCTAACGCATAAGCATCGACTAGACTGTAGTTAACTGCTGCACTggaaagaggcagaaaacacagcacttttaaaatacagttctcTGAGCACTTCTGTTGAAGGCAAAATGGCACCCAGCCAGCTGTTAAGGGTgttggagggacagggatggtgACTGCTGTTTTCTCATCCCTTGTGGTCCTCTAGTCTGTGGCAAGCATTCAGAGCTCTCTGTGTTGCTCAGTGAAAATAAACCCCACTTTAAATCTCATTTGCAACTTAATCTGTCTTTTAATACAGAGTGGGGCCTTAGGACCGTGGGCTAATTTGAAGTTCAGCATTAGCTGTCTCTTACTCACAGAAGACAACTTTTTCAGTCATGAAATTAAACTATAATTCAGGCAAAGCATTTAGTGATATTGTGTGCTGGGCAAGACAAATTTAACTTAAAAAATCTGAGTGCTACTTTAAAGATCATAATTTTGTATATTTACTTTGtaagtcagaaacaaaaccaaaccagagcCTGCTTCCAAAAAAGTTGAATTAATGCCCATGTTGCTGGGTGTGCAATCTACTGCAAGCTCCTGTGTCAGAGGAAGTGTATCTTGGCATGTTCCTTCATATTGATACCCCAAATCTTGACTCCAAGAGGCTTTTTATAAACACTTTTGTAATAATTTGTTTCAAAGAATGagaact of the Pithys albifrons albifrons isolate INPA30051 chromosome 10, PitAlb_v1, whole genome shotgun sequence genome contains:
- the LPAR3 gene encoding lysophosphatidic acid receptor 3 encodes the protein MNECYYDKRMDFFYNQTKTDTADEWTGPQLIVVLCFGTFFCLFIFISNSLVIAAVVKNKRFHFPFYYLLANLAAADFFAGIAYVFLMFNTGPVSKTLTVNRWFLRQGLLDTSLTASLVNLLVIAVERHMSIMRMKIHSNLTKKRVTFLIISIWAIAIFMGAVPTLGWNCLCDITVCSSLAPIYSRSYLIFWSVLNLVVFFIMVVVYIRIYMYVQRKTNVLSSHTSGSISRRRTPVKLMKTVMTVLGAFVVCWTPGLVVLLLDGLNCTHCGIQNVKRWFLLLALLNSVMNPIIYSYKDDEMWGTMKRMICCFSEDKSHNRRSSQIPSTVLCRTTDTSGHYIEDGIIQGTICGKGDLGGKGNS